TGTCAAGCCGCGTGTTGCGGCGGGATAGGTTTTATTCGTCTTAGCTCGTCCCGATACCGGCGATTTGCCTCCCAGAGGTCAACAGCTCTCTGTGCGTTAAGCCAGAATTCGGGGCTGTTGCCGAATAGCTTTGATAGCTTCAAGGCCATTGCCGGTGTTAATGAGCGCTTCTCTCGAAGAAGCTCGTTCACGGTCTGCCGGGATATACCCAAAGCTTTGGCAAGGCCCACCACCGTCAGCCCATAGTCGACCATGAAGTCCTCCCTCAGCATCTCTCCAGGATGGGTTGGTCTGATTGTACGCCTTTCTGTATTTGCCATTGCCATTGTCCACTCCTTAATGGTAGCCCGTTATTTCAACGTCATAGGCGTCTCCAGCATGGAACCGAAAGCAGATGCGCCACTGATCGTTCCCCGAAATCGTGTATTGCCCTTTACGATCCCCTTTCAGTTCCGGGTAGACCCAGCGGTTGCCCGCCAGGCCCCCCACAGTCCCGTACGTGCCCAATTAAGGCATACGGTTCTTCAGTAATCAGAGTTTCGGCACCACTCTGATGTATGACTTTGCTACCCTGCAGGCTTCTCATATGGCATGGTATATCCTGGGCTTGGGCAACGGAAAGGTGCGTCTGAGTCGCTCCCATGTATTCCACGGGATATAGCTCTCGTTACTCCTTCGGCTCAGCCAGTAGCGCCATGCGTTGTCCACATGCTCCATCACTACCTCCAGCATCTTGAAATTACTCCGGACGCCATAGTACTGGTAGTGACCACGCAGTTTCAGACAAAGTGTCTTGTATTGCTCCATGAGGGCTTCGTGCCGGTGATCCCGGCACCACTGCCAGAGCGCCTTCATGGCCCGACGGAGCCGCTTTCTGGCCGTCTTCCGCTTGATAACCCAAAACCCTCGGCGCGTTTTCGCCCAGAAGTGGGTGAATCCAAGAAAATCGAAGGTGCCGTTCCCCCCATCCTTTTCCTTACGAGAGGATGGCTTCTGGAACCGAACCAGCGCCGTCTTCTCCGGGTGTATGGCAAGCTTGAAGAGATTGAACCGTTTTGGCAACGCTGCCAACACCCGCCGGGCATCATGCTCCCGTTCGCAGCCGATGAGAAAATCATCGGCCCAGCGGATCAGAAAGCTTTCGCCCTGCAGCCTTGGTTTGACGTCCCGTACATACCACCGGTCGAGCACGTGGTGGAGGAAGATGTTACTGAGCACGGGTGAAATCACCCCGCCTTGGGGAGTCCCCTTCTCCGGATGGATCAAGGTTAGTCC
The window above is part of the Syntrophorhabdales bacterium genome. Proteins encoded here:
- the ltrA gene encoding group II intron reverse transcriptase/maturase encodes the protein MSLPTVSTKLQWIAEQAVRDPKRVFTTLAHLIDLEFLKEAFHRTRKDADPGVDGVTAEEYAQNLDENLRDLHERLRTGRYKAPPVKRAWVDKDDGGKRPIGMTAFEDKIAQRAVAMILGAVYEQEFESFSHGFREGHGQHQALLELREKCGEIGVAWIVDADVAKFFDSLDWNLLLKIIKRRVNDGALIRLIGKWLNAGVMEGLTLIHPEKGTPQGGVISPVLSNIFLHHVLDRWYVRDVKPRLQGESFLIRWADDFLIGCEREHDARRVLAALPKRFNLFKLAIHPEKTALVRFQKPSSRKEKDGGNGTFDFLGFTHFWAKTRRGFWVIKRKTARKRLRRAMKALWQWCRDHRHEALMEQYKTLCLKLRGHYQYYGVRSNFKMLEVVMEHVDNAWRYWLSRRSNESYIPWNTWERLRRTFPLPKPRIYHAI
- a CDS encoding HigA family addiction module antitoxin, with translation MAMANTERRTIRPTHPGEMLREDFMVDYGLTVVGLAKALGISRQTVNELLREKRSLTPAMALKLSKLFGNSPEFWLNAQRAVDLWEANRRYRDELRRIKPIPPQHAA